The Deinococcus wulumuqiensis R12 genome has a window encoding:
- a CDS encoding homoserine dehydrogenase: MRTVTVGVLGSGTVGQNVLQLIERRRAIFDDLGVRVEVAGVLVRDVNKPRDLPAGIRVTDNCDFLQECGVVIEAMGGVERPLELLRPYLKSGRPVITANKALLAEKWDELRPYALGGDLYYEASVMAGTPVIGPMSTVLRASTFTRLQAVLNGTCNFVLTQMEGGKDYAAALAEAQALGYAEDPPTLDVGGFDTAHKLAVLARFCADGNFPYEQIEVRGIEDVTLADIEQARQRGERIKLVAELRREGEGWRATVAPRSLPADHPLCAAGGGRNAMVYEGEECGSLIFAGGGAGGMVTASAMVGDLLDFLLGFPGHVPLH, translated from the coding sequence GTGAGAACCGTCACCGTAGGGGTCCTGGGCAGCGGCACCGTGGGCCAGAATGTCTTGCAACTCATCGAGCGCCGCCGGGCCATTTTCGACGACCTGGGCGTGCGGGTCGAGGTCGCGGGCGTGCTGGTGCGCGACGTGAACAAACCGCGTGACCTGCCCGCCGGCATTCGCGTGACCGACAACTGCGACTTTTTGCAGGAGTGCGGCGTGGTCATCGAGGCGATGGGCGGCGTAGAGCGCCCGCTGGAGCTGCTGCGGCCCTACCTCAAGAGTGGCCGCCCGGTCATCACGGCGAACAAGGCGCTGCTGGCCGAGAAATGGGACGAACTGCGCCCCTACGCGCTGGGCGGCGACCTGTACTACGAGGCGTCGGTGATGGCCGGAACGCCCGTCATCGGCCCCATGAGCACCGTGTTGCGGGCGAGCACCTTTACCCGCTTGCAGGCGGTCCTGAACGGCACCTGCAACTTCGTGCTGACGCAGATGGAGGGCGGCAAGGACTACGCGGCGGCGCTGGCCGAGGCGCAAGCCCTCGGGTACGCCGAGGACCCCCCCACGCTGGATGTCGGCGGCTTCGACACCGCGCACAAGCTGGCGGTGCTGGCGCGGTTTTGCGCCGACGGCAATTTTCCCTATGAGCAGATCGAGGTGCGCGGCATCGAGGACGTGACGCTGGCCGACATCGAGCAGGCCCGGCAGCGCGGCGAGCGCATCAAGCTGGTGGCCGAACTGCGCCGGGAAGGGGAGGGCTGGCGGGCGACGGTGGCGCCCCGCAGTCTGCCCGCCGACCACCCGCTGTGCGCTGCCGGGGGAGGGCGCAACGCGATGGTCTACGAGGGCGAGGAATGCGGCTCGCTCATCTTCGCGGGCGGCGGCGCGGGCGGCATGGTCACGGCCTCGGCGATGGTGGGCGACCTGCTCGACTTCCTGCTGGGCTTTCCGGGGCACGTGCCGCTGCACTGA
- a CDS encoding aliphatic sulfonate ABC transporter substrate-binding protein, translating to MNRTRLLLLAALTLPSATVQSAGAQSAATVRLGYFPNLTHAPALVGLERGTFQKALGKTQLDARTFVSGTTLSEAFAAGQLDLAYIGPGPAISAASRGMPLQILAGAAEAGAVLVARKDSGVRSARDLAGKVVAVPSLGNTQDISLRHLLGENGLKDKAAGGNVTVVPIPPADVVAAFAGKRADAALVPEPWGAALEAQGHRVIGNEKTVWRGGRYPSAILIVNTRFAQANPDLVAAFLKAHASAVAFLNKSPAAAQNAVNRQLQKLTGEALNLRVLQRAYARTRFTTAIDPAALQEYADLNVEAGYIRRTPDLKTLIRR from the coding sequence ATGAACCGCACCCGTTTGCTGCTGCTCGCCGCCCTGACCTTACCCAGCGCCACTGTCCAGAGTGCCGGCGCCCAAAGTGCTGCCACCGTGCGGCTGGGGTACTTTCCCAACCTGACGCACGCTCCGGCGCTCGTGGGGCTGGAGCGCGGCACCTTTCAAAAGGCGCTGGGCAAAACCCAGCTCGACGCCCGCACCTTCGTTTCGGGCACCACGCTCTCCGAGGCGTTCGCGGCGGGTCAGCTTGATTTGGCCTATATCGGGCCGGGGCCGGCCATCAGCGCGGCCAGTCGGGGCATGCCGCTGCAAATTCTGGCAGGCGCCGCCGAAGCGGGGGCGGTGCTCGTCGCCCGCAAAGACAGCGGCGTCCGCTCGGCGCGCGACCTCGCCGGTAAGGTCGTCGCCGTGCCCAGCCTGGGCAACACCCAGGACATCAGCCTGCGGCACCTGCTCGGCGAAAACGGCCTGAAGGACAAGGCGGCGGGCGGCAACGTCACCGTGGTGCCGATTCCCCCGGCAGACGTGGTGGCGGCCTTCGCGGGCAAGCGGGCCGACGCCGCCCTGGTGCCCGAGCCCTGGGGCGCGGCGCTCGAAGCGCAGGGGCACCGGGTCATCGGCAACGAGAAGACCGTGTGGCGCGGTGGCCGCTACCCCAGCGCCATCCTGATCGTGAACACCCGGTTCGCGCAGGCCAACCCCGACCTCGTGGCCGCCTTTCTGAAAGCCCACGCGAGCGCCGTGGCGTTCCTGAACAAGTCGCCCGCCGCCGCCCAGAACGCCGTGAACCGGCAGCTGCAGAAACTGACCGGCGAAGCGCTCAACCTGCGCGTGCTGCAACGTGCCTACGCCCGCACCCGTTTCACCACCGCCATCGACCCGGCGGCCCTCCAGGAATACGCCGACCTGAACGTGGAAGCCGGCTACATTCGCCGGACGCCTGACCTCAAGACGCTGATTCGGCGCTAA
- the sodA gene encoding superoxide dismutase [Mn] has product MAYTLPQLPYAYDALEPHIDARTMEIHHTKHHQTYVDNANKALEGTEWADLPVEELIQKLDQLPADKKGALRNNAGGHANHSLFWQVMGQGKGGQPSGELMDAIGSAFGSFDAFKQKFEDAAKTRFGSGWAWLVVRDGKLDVVSTANQDNPLMGEAVAGVSGTPILGVDVWEHAYYLNYQNRRPDYLAAFWNVVNWDEVAKRYAAAK; this is encoded by the coding sequence ATGGCTTACACCCTGCCCCAGCTTCCCTACGCCTACGACGCCCTCGAGCCTCACATCGACGCCCGCACGATGGAAATCCATCACACCAAGCACCACCAGACCTACGTGGACAACGCGAACAAGGCGCTCGAAGGCACCGAGTGGGCCGACCTGCCCGTCGAAGAACTGATTCAGAAGCTCGACCAGCTGCCCGCCGACAAGAAGGGCGCCCTGCGCAACAACGCGGGCGGCCACGCCAACCACAGCCTGTTCTGGCAGGTCATGGGCCAGGGCAAAGGCGGCCAGCCGAGCGGCGAGCTGATGGACGCCATCGGCAGCGCCTTCGGTTCTTTCGACGCCTTCAAGCAGAAGTTCGAGGACGCCGCCAAGACCCGCTTCGGCTCGGGCTGGGCGTGGCTGGTTGTGCGTGACGGCAAGCTCGACGTGGTCAGCACCGCCAACCAGGACAACCCCCTGATGGGCGAAGCCGTGGCGGGCGTGAGCGGCACCCCGATTCTGGGTGTGGACGTGTGGGAGCACGCCTACTACCTCAACTACCAGAACCGCCGCCCCGACTACCTCGCCGCCTTCTGGAACGTGGTGAACTGGGACGAAGTGGCGAAGCGCTACGCCGCCGCGAAGTAA
- a CDS encoding TIGR00282 family metallophosphoesterase, protein MRVLFIGDVFGQPGRRVLQNHLPVIRPQFDFVIVNMENSAGGFGIHRDAARGALEAGAGCLTLGNHAWHHKDIYPMLAEDTYPIVRPLNYADPGTPGVGWRTFDVNGEKLTVVNLLGRVFMDSLSNPFRAMDDLLERDDLGAVFVDFHAEATSEKQAMGWHLAGRVAAVIGTHTHVPTADTRILKGGTAYQTDAGFTGPHDSIIGSAIEGPLGRFLTERPHRYGVAEGRAELNGVIVQIEGGRAAAAERYRFVEDD, encoded by the coding sequence ATGCGAGTTCTTTTTATCGGCGACGTGTTCGGGCAACCGGGGCGGCGCGTCCTTCAGAACCATCTGCCCGTCATTCGCCCGCAGTTCGATTTCGTCATCGTCAACATGGAAAACTCGGCGGGGGGGTTCGGCATTCACCGCGACGCGGCGCGGGGCGCACTCGAGGCGGGCGCGGGCTGCCTGACGCTGGGCAACCACGCCTGGCATCACAAGGACATCTACCCGATGCTCGCGGAGGACACCTATCCCATCGTGCGCCCGCTGAACTACGCCGACCCCGGCACCCCCGGCGTGGGCTGGCGCACCTTCGACGTGAACGGCGAAAAACTGACGGTGGTCAACCTGCTGGGCCGCGTGTTCATGGACTCGCTGTCCAATCCCTTCCGGGCGATGGACGACCTGCTGGAGCGCGACGACCTCGGCGCCGTTTTCGTGGACTTCCACGCCGAGGCGACCAGCGAAAAGCAGGCGATGGGCTGGCATCTGGCGGGCCGAGTGGCAGCCGTCATCGGCACGCACACCCACGTCCCCACCGCCGATACCCGCATCCTGAAAGGCGGCACCGCCTACCAGACCGACGCCGGGTTTACCGGGCCGCACGACTCCATCATCGGCTCGGCCATCGAAGGCCCGCTGGGACGCTTTCTGACCGAGCGCCCGCACCGCTACGGGGTGGCGGAGGGCCGCGCCGAACTCAACGGCGTGATTGTCCAGATAGAGGGGGGCAGAGCGGCGGCGGCGGAGCGTTACCGTTTCGTCGAGGACGACTGA
- the gatC gene encoding Asp-tRNA(Asn)/Glu-tRNA(Gln) amidotransferase subunit GatC, translating to MIDAAQIDHLAALARLELTAEERQTMQDDLTRVLGYFEQLRDVPTGGAEPMQRPVTLVNVLRDDVPGETFPQSVVSALAPETEGGFIRVPRTVEAD from the coding sequence ATGATTGACGCGGCCCAAATCGACCATCTCGCGGCGCTGGCCCGGCTGGAACTGACCGCCGAGGAGCGCCAGACCATGCAGGACGACCTGACGCGCGTTCTCGGCTACTTCGAGCAGCTCAGAGACGTACCCACCGGGGGCGCCGAGCCTATGCAGCGCCCCGTCACGCTCGTCAATGTCCTGCGTGACGACGTGCCCGGCGAAACGTTCCCGCAAAGCGTGGTGTCGGCGCTCGCTCCCGAAACCGAGGGCGGGTTTATTCGCGTGCCGCGCACCGTCGAGGCCGACTGA
- a CDS encoding phosphoenolpyruvate carboxylase has protein sequence MALNNDVNRLGRILGQVLKEQEGEAFFDLVERTRALVRDVRSGGDPAELNALLSGLSEHDASNLTRAFTWYFQLVNIAEEYERVRVLQSRSGVRAQSLAQALADLKAQGLSAEETEALLARVELELTFTAHPTEMRRRTVRSHLEDVARELPDLERESAQERVAAHVEALWRTPELRRLRPTVLDEVKGGLNYISTIAEALPKLERDLSGAFREVYGRETAAHVPLRFSSWMGGDRDGNPFVTPEATREALHLHRERARELLLAAIRRAYTDLSQEEEEDAAEGSYRAELRALHDAVRDGERVELLPRLEALNARLHAEGQARTARHLLMPLLSAARVFGQHLVSLDIREHSGQTGAAVAELLRAAGVEADYLALSEDAKLQVLTRELRSRRPLWPAGEALTEPLETVIGPIREVQAAARQVGERAFGHYVISMAESVSDVLEPLLLAREVGFRVLPVPLFETLDDLQRAPQIVRDLLSLPEYRTVLGDDLQEIMLGYSDSNKDAGFLAANWALHEAQRKISDVCRRAGVRWRFFHGRGTSIGRGGGPASRAILGQPAGTIDAGVRITEQGEALADKYSHPVLARRNLEQALYGVLLAAARPAGDPPADFMAAMTRAAEASAAAYRAFVQDPEFLAFFERVTPIHEISRLNIASRPVRRAGAPSLQNLRAIPWVMSWTQNRANLPGWYGLAEGLDEIGPELAARMYAEWPFFRSMLGNAQMSLAKSDPLVFAEYLTLLGTDGHRLADHVRSSYARTVAAVERVVGGELMASEPRLKETIALRNPYIDPIHRLQVELLRRSRSREGGLDEYERPLLLTLQGIAAGVRNTG, from the coding sequence ATGGCACTCAACAACGATGTCAACCGCCTGGGCCGCATCCTGGGTCAAGTCCTGAAAGAGCAGGAGGGCGAGGCGTTTTTCGACCTCGTCGAACGCACCCGCGCCCTGGTGCGCGACGTGCGCTCCGGGGGCGACCCCGCCGAACTGAACGCGCTGCTTTCGGGCCTCAGCGAACATGACGCCTCCAACCTCACCCGGGCGTTCACGTGGTACTTCCAGCTCGTCAACATCGCCGAGGAATACGAGCGGGTGCGGGTGTTGCAGAGCCGCAGCGGCGTGCGGGCGCAGAGTCTGGCGCAGGCCCTCGCGGACCTCAAGGCGCAGGGCCTGAGCGCCGAAGAGACCGAGGCGCTGCTCGCCCGCGTGGAACTCGAACTCACCTTCACCGCCCACCCCACCGAGATGCGCCGCCGCACCGTGCGCTCGCATCTGGAAGACGTCGCCCGCGAGTTGCCCGACCTGGAGCGCGAATCGGCGCAGGAACGGGTGGCGGCGCATGTGGAGGCGCTGTGGCGCACGCCCGAGCTGCGGCGACTGCGGCCCACCGTGCTGGACGAGGTCAAGGGCGGCCTCAACTACATTTCCACGATTGCCGAGGCGCTGCCCAAACTGGAGCGCGACCTGTCGGGGGCCTTCCGCGAGGTGTACGGACGCGAGACGGCGGCGCACGTGCCGCTGCGCTTCTCGTCGTGGATGGGCGGGGACCGCGACGGCAACCCCTTCGTGACCCCCGAGGCCACCCGCGAGGCGCTGCACCTGCACCGCGAGCGGGCGCGGGAGCTGCTGCTGGCGGCCATTCGCCGGGCCTATACCGACCTCAGCCAGGAGGAAGAGGAGGACGCCGCCGAAGGGTCCTACCGCGCCGAGTTGCGCGCCCTGCACGATGCGGTGCGTGACGGGGAGCGGGTCGAACTTTTGCCGCGTCTGGAAGCCCTGAATGCCCGCCTGCACGCCGAGGGACAGGCCCGCACCGCCCGGCACCTGCTGATGCCGCTGCTGTCGGCGGCCCGCGTGTTCGGGCAGCATCTGGTCAGCCTCGACATCCGCGAGCATTCCGGGCAAACGGGCGCGGCGGTGGCCGAACTGCTGCGGGCGGCGGGCGTGGAGGCCGATTACCTCGCGCTGTCCGAAGACGCCAAGCTGCAGGTTCTGACCCGCGAACTGCGCTCGCGCCGCCCGCTGTGGCCTGCGGGCGAGGCGCTGACCGAGCCGCTCGAAACGGTCATCGGCCCCATCCGCGAAGTTCAGGCGGCGGCGCGGCAGGTGGGCGAGCGTGCCTTCGGGCACTACGTCATCTCCATGGCCGAAAGCGTCAGCGACGTGCTGGAGCCGCTGCTGCTGGCCCGCGAGGTGGGTTTCCGGGTACTGCCCGTGCCGCTGTTCGAAACCCTCGACGACCTTCAGCGTGCGCCGCAGATTGTCCGGGACCTGCTCTCGCTGCCCGAGTACCGCACCGTGCTGGGCGACGACCTCCAGGAAATCATGCTCGGGTATTCCGACTCCAACAAGGACGCGGGCTTTCTGGCGGCGAACTGGGCTTTGCACGAGGCGCAGCGCAAGATCAGCGACGTGTGCCGCCGGGCGGGGGTGCGCTGGCGGTTTTTCCACGGGCGCGGCACCTCCATCGGGCGCGGGGGCGGGCCAGCGAGCCGGGCGATTCTGGGGCAACCCGCCGGAACCATCGACGCGGGCGTGCGGATTACCGAGCAGGGTGAAGCCCTGGCCGACAAGTACAGCCACCCGGTGCTGGCGCGGCGCAATCTGGAACAGGCCCTGTACGGCGTGCTGCTGGCGGCGGCCCGGCCCGCAGGTGACCCCCCCGCCGACTTCATGGCGGCCATGACCCGCGCCGCAGAAGCGAGTGCGGCGGCCTACCGCGCCTTCGTGCAGGACCCCGAGTTCCTGGCCTTTTTCGAGCGGGTCACGCCCATTCACGAAATCAGCCGCCTGAATATCGCCTCGCGTCCGGTGCGCCGCGCCGGAGCACCCTCGCTGCAAAACCTCCGCGCCATTCCCTGGGTGATGAGCTGGACGCAAAACCGCGCCAACCTCCCCGGCTGGTACGGGCTGGCCGAGGGGCTGGACGAAATCGGCCCGGAGCTGGCTGCCCGCATGTACGCCGAGTGGCCCTTTTTCCGCTCCATGCTGGGCAACGCGCAGATGAGCCTCGCCAAGAGTGACCCGCTGGTGTTCGCCGAGTACCTGACGCTGCTGGGCACGGACGGGCATCGTCTGGCCGACCATGTGCGCAGCAGCTACGCCCGCACGGTGGCGGCGGTCGAACGTGTGGTGGGCGGCGAACTGATGGCGAGCGAGCCGCGCCTGAAAGAAACCATCGCGCTGCGAAATCCCTACATCGACCCCATTCACCGCCTGCAGGTCGAACTGCTGCGCCGCTCGCGCTCACGCGAAGGCGGCCTGGACGAGTACGAGCGCCCGCTGCTGCTCACGCTTCAGGGGATTGCGGCGGGGGTGCGGAACACGGGCTGA
- the recQ gene encoding DNA helicase RecQ — MTAAPADLHARALHLLQTIWGYPEFRGVQADIVAQVAAGGNALVLMPTGGGKSLCYQLPSLLRPGVGIVVSPLIALMKDQVDTLRQNGVRAAFLNSTLLPHEAREVEDSLLAGHLDLLYVAPERLLLPRTLELLERAPVALFAVDEAHCVSQWGHDFRPEYQQLSVLPGRFPGLPRVALTATADERTRADIKSVLHLWDAPQFVSSFDRPNIQYRVGLKDSPKSQLLHFIREEHAGDAGIVYCLSRKSVEETAKWLSAQGLDALAYHAGLSPAERNRVQDRFLNEEGVVVCATVAFGMGIDKPNVRFVAHLDLPKSMEGYYQETGRAGRDGLPSTAWMVYGLSDVVNVRRMLAGSDAPEEVKRVESAKLDALLTYCEAATCRRQVLLQYFGEDLPGPCGNCDLCHTPPQVRDLTREAQMALSAAIRTGNRFGAAHLTDVLLGRETDKVLAQGHHLLPTFGVGREHDEKLWRSVLRQLVSLGYLSADDHFGLRATGKSRAILKEGQKLLLREDALLPKAGKGKRERASASRAAVSSEHAPLFEALRAWRLQKAKELGLPPYTIFHDATLRTIAELRPGSHATLGTVSGVGGRKLAAYGDEVLQVVRDFTGGAKGEPENLLDSPAFDLAVRGARNNGAVLDVLGGAKALQPQPRPAHPGVLGALRDLRRTLAAEQERSLSWVFPEATLDDLARKLPTRTEELKDIFGLGGRRIQSFGDRIVETIRAELTGREDSPVDTPVPAALLEEAAPPAPHPDLSEALRELRRELMRETGHSAYVVFTNATLEALAARQPRTLAELTEVPGLGEKRIEAYGARILDAIDTVLDG; from the coding sequence ATGACCGCTGCTCCTGCCGACCTTCACGCCCGCGCCCTGCACCTGCTTCAGACCATCTGGGGCTACCCCGAGTTCCGGGGCGTGCAGGCCGACATCGTGGCGCAGGTGGCAGCGGGCGGCAACGCGCTGGTGCTGATGCCCACCGGCGGCGGCAAGAGCCTGTGCTACCAGTTGCCCAGTCTGCTGAGGCCCGGTGTGGGTATCGTCGTTTCGCCGCTGATTGCCCTGATGAAAGACCAGGTGGACACCCTGCGGCAAAACGGCGTGCGGGCGGCTTTTCTCAACTCCACGCTGCTGCCCCACGAGGCGCGGGAGGTGGAGGACTCGCTGCTCGCCGGGCACCTCGACCTGCTGTACGTGGCCCCGGAGCGGCTGCTGCTGCCGCGCACGCTCGAATTGCTCGAACGCGCCCCCGTCGCCCTGTTCGCGGTGGACGAGGCGCACTGTGTCAGCCAGTGGGGGCACGACTTCCGGCCCGAGTACCAGCAACTCAGCGTGCTGCCAGGGCGCTTTCCGGGGCTGCCCCGCGTGGCCCTGACCGCCACCGCCGACGAGCGCACGCGGGCCGACATCAAAAGTGTCTTGCACCTCTGGGACGCGCCGCAGTTCGTGTCCAGTTTCGACCGGCCCAACATCCAGTACCGGGTGGGCCTCAAGGACAGTCCCAAGTCGCAACTGCTGCACTTTATCCGCGAGGAGCACGCCGGGGACGCGGGCATCGTCTATTGCCTCTCGCGCAAGTCGGTGGAAGAGACGGCGAAGTGGCTTTCGGCACAGGGCCTCGACGCGCTCGCCTACCACGCGGGCCTCTCGCCCGCAGAGAGAAACCGCGTGCAGGACCGCTTCCTGAACGAGGAAGGCGTGGTCGTGTGCGCCACCGTCGCCTTCGGCATGGGCATCGACAAGCCCAACGTGCGCTTCGTCGCCCACCTCGACCTGCCCAAGAGCATGGAGGGCTACTACCAGGAAACGGGCCGCGCCGGGCGCGACGGGCTGCCGAGTACCGCGTGGATGGTCTACGGCCTCTCGGACGTGGTCAACGTGCGCCGGATGCTGGCGGGCAGCGACGCGCCGGAGGAGGTCAAGCGGGTGGAAAGCGCCAAGCTCGACGCGCTGCTGACCTACTGCGAGGCCGCCACCTGCCGCCGTCAGGTGCTGCTCCAGTATTTCGGGGAGGACTTGCCGGGGCCGTGCGGCAACTGCGACCTGTGCCACACCCCGCCGCAGGTCCGTGACCTGACGCGGGAAGCGCAGATGGCGCTGAGCGCGGCCATCCGAACTGGCAACCGCTTCGGGGCGGCGCACCTGACCGACGTGCTGCTGGGCCGCGAGACGGACAAGGTGCTGGCGCAGGGGCACCACCTCCTGCCGACCTTCGGCGTGGGCCGGGAGCACGACGAAAAGCTGTGGCGCTCGGTGCTGCGCCAGCTCGTCAGCCTGGGGTATCTCAGCGCCGACGACCATTTCGGGCTGCGGGCCACCGGCAAGTCACGGGCCATTTTGAAAGAGGGCCAGAAACTGCTGCTGCGCGAGGACGCCCTGCTGCCCAAAGCAGGCAAGGGCAAGAGAGAGCGGGCGAGTGCCAGCCGCGCCGCCGTGAGCAGCGAGCACGCGCCGCTGTTCGAGGCGTTGCGGGCCTGGCGCCTTCAGAAAGCGAAGGAACTGGGACTCCCGCCCTACACCATCTTTCACGACGCGACCCTCAGAACCATTGCCGAGCTGCGCCCCGGCAGCCACGCCACGCTGGGCACGGTCAGCGGCGTGGGCGGGCGCAAACTGGCCGCCTACGGGGACGAGGTGTTGCAGGTGGTTCGCGACTTTACCGGCGGCGCGAAGGGTGAGCCGGAAAACCTGCTGGACAGTCCGGCCTTCGACCTAGCAGTGCGCGGCGCCCGCAACAACGGCGCGGTGCTGGACGTGCTCGGCGGTGCCAAGGCCTTGCAGCCCCAGCCCAGGCCCGCGCACCCCGGCGTGCTCGGCGCCCTGCGCGACCTGCGCCGCACCCTGGCCGCCGAGCAGGAGCGCTCGCTGTCGTGGGTGTTTCCGGAAGCGACCCTCGACGACCTCGCCCGCAAGCTGCCCACCCGCACCGAGGAACTGAAGGACATCTTCGGACTGGGCGGGCGGCGCATCCAGTCTTTCGGGGACCGGATTGTAGAAACCATCCGCGCCGAGCTGACGGGAAGAGAGGACAGCCCGGTGGACACCCCGGTCCCCGCCGCGCTGCTCGAGGAAGCGGCGCCGCCCGCCCCCCACCCCGACCTCAGCGAAGCCCTGCGCGAGCTGCGCCGCGAACTGATGCGGGAAACGGGCCACAGCGCCTACGTCGTGTTTACCAACGCCACCCTCGAAGCCCTCGCCGCCCGGCAACCGCGCACACTGGCCGAGCTGACCGAGGTGCCGGGGCTGGGGGAAAAGCGAATCGAGGCGTACGGCGCGCGGATTCTGGATGCGATAGACACGGTGCTGGACGGCTGA
- the serS gene encoding serine--tRNA ligase, giving the protein MLDLKFIRENPDAVREAIRVKNVALDLGDLLQRDRDLVALKQRVEAMQTERNANAKLVPKASPEERPALIQRGKDLGEELKALEPELRGAEDALRQLLLRVPNIPLPSVPVGKDDEDNVELRREGTLPSFDFTPLDQVEILEKQGWADFERVARVSGSRSYLLKGEAALLEMAVLMFAMDFLAQRGFTPLSTTALVRRETLVNSGHFPGDEESVYKLGDDDLLLAGTAEVPINSLYAGEQLSYEQLPMTFAGLSAAFRREAGSAGRDVRGLIRVHEFRKVEQYVLCEASQEEGLKWFEKLLANAEGILQALELPYRVIQNCTGDMGAGKVLMYDIETWVPSEQQYRETHSCSYLGDWQARRTGLRYRDENGKLLYAHTLNNTGVASPRILVPLLENHQQRDGTVRVPAALRPYLGGREVLGRPLR; this is encoded by the coding sequence ATGCTCGACCTGAAATTCATCCGCGAGAATCCGGACGCCGTGCGCGAGGCCATTCGGGTCAAGAACGTGGCCCTCGACCTGGGCGACCTGCTGCAACGTGACCGCGACCTCGTGGCCCTCAAGCAGCGCGTAGAGGCCATGCAGACCGAGCGCAACGCCAACGCCAAGCTCGTGCCCAAGGCCAGCCCCGAGGAGCGTCCCGCCCTGATCCAGAGGGGCAAGGACCTGGGCGAAGAACTCAAGGCGCTCGAACCCGAGCTGCGCGGGGCCGAGGACGCCCTGAGGCAACTGCTGCTGCGCGTGCCCAACATTCCTCTACCCAGCGTGCCCGTCGGCAAGGACGACGAGGACAACGTGGAGCTGAGGCGCGAAGGCACGTTGCCCAGCTTCGACTTCACGCCGCTCGACCAGGTCGAGATTCTGGAAAAGCAGGGCTGGGCCGACTTCGAGCGCGTGGCCCGCGTGTCGGGCAGCCGCAGCTACCTCCTGAAAGGCGAAGCGGCGCTGCTGGAAATGGCCGTGCTGATGTTCGCGATGGATTTCCTCGCGCAGCGCGGCTTTACCCCGCTCTCGACCACCGCACTGGTCCGGCGCGAAACGCTGGTTAACTCCGGCCACTTTCCCGGCGACGAGGAATCGGTCTACAAGCTGGGGGACGACGACCTCCTGCTTGCCGGAACCGCCGAGGTGCCCATCAACAGCCTGTATGCGGGCGAGCAGCTCTCCTACGAACAGTTGCCGATGACGTTCGCGGGCCTGAGCGCCGCCTTCCGCCGTGAGGCCGGGAGCGCCGGGCGCGACGTGCGCGGGCTGATTCGCGTCCACGAGTTCCGCAAGGTCGAGCAGTACGTGCTGTGCGAGGCCAGCCAGGAAGAGGGCCTGAAGTGGTTCGAGAAGCTGCTTGCCAACGCCGAGGGCATCTTGCAGGCGCTCGAACTGCCCTACCGCGTCATTCAGAACTGCACCGGCGACATGGGCGCGGGCAAGGTGCTGATGTACGACATCGAAACCTGGGTGCCGAGCGAGCAGCAGTACCGCGAAACCCACTCCTGCTCGTACCTGGGCGACTGGCAGGCCCGCCGCACCGGCCTGCGCTACCGCGACGAGAACGGCAAACTGCTCTACGCCCATACCCTCAACAACACCGGCGTCGCCAGCCCGCGCATCCTGGTGCCGCTGCTCGAAAACCACCAGCAGCGTGATGGAACCGTGCGCGTGCCCGCCGCGCTGCGCCCGTATCTCGGCGGCCGGGAAGTGCTGGGGCGGCCGCTGCGCTAA
- the ruvA gene encoding Holliday junction branch migration protein RuvA, which translates to MIAYLSGVVREVREGSAVVVAGGVGYEVQCPAGMLARLRPGEAAEFSTRFIVREDAQLLFGFPDADHLKLFDLLTSVSGVGPKLALALLSAMPLSALAAGLLGSDVKLLSSVSGVGKKTAERLALELSGKVPEHLAASGGAAGSTRQARVSSTAGHDAVDALLALGFREAQVRAAVAELLGADPEASADTLIRKALGRLR; encoded by the coding sequence ATGATTGCTTATCTGTCCGGCGTGGTGCGCGAGGTGCGCGAGGGAAGCGCCGTGGTCGTCGCAGGCGGCGTGGGCTACGAGGTGCAGTGCCCGGCGGGGATGCTCGCCCGGCTCAGGCCCGGAGAAGCCGCCGAGTTTTCCACCCGCTTCATCGTCCGCGAGGACGCGCAGCTCCTGTTCGGGTTTCCCGACGCCGACCACCTCAAGCTGTTCGACCTGCTCACCAGCGTGTCCGGGGTGGGACCCAAACTCGCCCTCGCCCTGCTCTCGGCCATGCCGCTGTCGGCCCTGGCGGCGGGGCTGCTCGGCAGCGACGTGAAGCTGCTCTCCAGCGTGTCGGGCGTGGGCAAAAAGACCGCCGAGCGCCTCGCCCTGGAGCTGAGCGGCAAGGTGCCCGAACACCTCGCGGCGAGCGGCGGCGCGGCGGGCAGCACACGTCAGGCGCGGGTGAGCAGCACGGCGGGCCACGACGCGGTGGACGCGCTGCTGGCGCTGGGGTTCCGCGAGGCGCAGGTGCGGGCGGCGGTGGCCGAGCTGCTGGGGGCTGACCCCGAGGCCAGCGCCGACACCCTGATTCGCAAGGCCCTCGGGCGGCTGCGGTGA